A single region of the Populus nigra chromosome 2, ddPopNigr1.1, whole genome shotgun sequence genome encodes:
- the LOC133681352 gene encoding 3-oxo-Delta(4,5)-steroid 5-beta-reductase-like translates to MSWWWAGDLSAAWKKPAVQGGQGSVALIVGVTGIVGNSLAEILPRSDTPGGPWKVYGVARRPRPNWHENCPVEYIQCDISDSALAKSKLSHLTDVTHIFYVTWASRSNEAENCKINGLMFRNLLQAVVPIATNLRHVSLQTGTKHYIGPFESFYNFESHDPPYSEDLPRLKVDNFYYTLEDVMFEEVAKKEGVTWSVHRPDIIFGFSPHSLMNIIVTLSVYAAICKHEGAPLMFPGTKEAWNCYAIASDADLVAEQEIWACVEPNAQNQAFNIHNADYFKWKHLWKVLAEQFGIEKYGFEEGGKRATLAERMKDKGPVWEEIVKKNQLFPTKLEEVGGWWYVDTMLSGDAFISCMNKSKEHGFLGFRNSTKSFVHWIDKMRSQKVIPN, encoded by the exons ATGAGCTGGTGGTGGGCTGGTGATCTTAGCGCTGCCTGG AAGAAACCGGCAGTTCAAGGGGGCCAAGGAAGCGTGGCCTTGATAGTAGGAGTAACGGGAATTGTCGGCAACAGCTTGGCAGAAATCCTCCCACGATCCGACACACCAGGCGGTCCATGGAAAGTTTATGGAGTGGCCCGTCGTCCTCGTCCAAACTGGCATGAGAACTGCCCAGTTGAGTACATCCAGTGTGACATCTCAGACTCGGCGCTAGCAAAATCAAAGCTTTCTCATCTCACTGATGTTACTCACATTTTTTATGTCACCTGGGCCAGCCGATCCAACGAAGCAGAGAACTGCAAGATCAACGGCCTCATGTTCCGAAACCTTCTTCAGGCTGTTGTCCCCATCGCCACTAATCTCCGCCACGTGAGTCTCCAAACCGGAACCAAGCATTACATTGGCCCTTTCGAGTCATTTTACAATTTCGAATCCCATGATCCTCCTTACTCGGAGGATCTGCCGAGATTAAAGGTGGATAATTTTTACTACACTTTGGAAGATGTTATGTTCGAGGAAGTGGCAAAGAAAGAGGGAGTGACTTGGTCTGTTCACCGTCCTGATATCATATTTGGCTTCTCTCCCCATAGCTTGATGAATATAATTGTAACTCTTTCTGTTTATGCTGCTATATGCAAGCACGAGGGAGCTCCGTTGATGTTTCCAGGTACTAAAGAGGCGTGGAACTGTTACGCGATCGCATCAGATGCCGATCTGGTGGCAGAGCAGGAAATCTGGGCATGTGTGGAGCCTAATGCTCAAAACCAAGCGTTCAATATCCACAACGCAGATTACTTCAAGTGGAAGCATCTATGGAAAGTCCTGGCCGAGCAGTTCGGAATAGAAAAGTACGGTTTCGAAGAGGGGGGGAAAAGAGCGACCTTGGCTGAGAGGATGAAAGATAAAGGGCCAGTGTGGGAGGAGATCGTGAAGAAGAACCAGTTGTTTCCTACGAAGTTAGAGGAGGTTGGGGGCTGGTGGTATGTGGACACCATGCTTAGTGGTGATGCCTTTATATCGTGCATGAATAAGAGCAAGGAACATGGATTCTTGGGGTTTAGGAATTCCACCAAATCATTTGTGCACTGGATTGATAAGATGAGATCCCAGAAGGTCATCCCTAATTGA
- the LOC133681351 gene encoding (S)-8-oxocitronellyl enol synthase CYC2-like — translation MSCWWAGALGNNRKKIDDDDGASRDYKSVALVVGVTGIVGNSLAEILPLADTPGGPWKVYGVARGKRPNWNEDNPVEYIQCDISDRNQTQSKLSLLTDVTHIFYVTWASRETESENCKINGLMFRNVLEAVILNAHNLRHICLQTGTKHYVGPFQFFGKIEAHDPPFTEDLPRLEFPNFYYTLEDILFQEVAKKEGLTWSVHRPDNIFGFSPHSLMSIVRTLCVYAAICKHEGTLMRFPGVKEVWNCYAIASDADLIAEHEIWACVDPSAKNEAFNIHNGDVFKWKHLWKVLGEQFGLEEYGFVETEERISLAETMKEKGAVWEEIVRENQLLPTKLEEVGAWWFVDLVFGGEVSIPSMNKSKEHGFLGFRNSKKSFISWIEKMKASKVVP, via the exons ATGAGCTGCTGGTGGGCTGGTGCCCTTGGCAATAACCGG aaaaaaattgatgacgATGACGGGGCATCACGGGACTACAAGAGTGTGGCGCTGGTGGTGGGTGTAACAGGAATAGTTGGCAACAGTTTGGCTGAGATTCTCCCACTTGCGGACACCCCTGGCGGTCCATGGAAAGTCTATGGTGTTGCTCGAGGTAAGCGGCCTAACTGGAATGAAGACAACCCTGTGGAGTACATCCAGTGTGACATTTCTGACAGGAATCAAACACAGTCAAAGCTCTCACTGCTGACGGATGTTACTCACATCTTTTATGTTACCTGGGCCAGTCGAGAGACGGAGTCTGAGAACTGCAAGATAAATGGCCTAATGTTCCGCAATGTTCTCGAGGCTGTCATCCTTAATGCTCACAATCTCCGCCACATCTGCCTCCAAACCGGCACCAAACACTACGTTGGGCCCTTCCAGTTCTTCGGCAAGATTGAAGCCCATGATCCGCCCTTCACTGAGGATCTGCCTAGATTGGAATTCCCCAACTTTTACTACACTCTGGAGGATATTCTGTTCCAGGAAGTGGCAAAGAAAGAAGGATTGACTTGGTCTGTTCACCGACCTGACAACATCTTCGGGTTCTCGCCTCATAGTTTGATGAGTATTGTTCGCACTCTTTGTGTTTACGCTGCTATATGCAAGCATGAGGGAACTCTAATGCGGTTTCCTGGGGTGAAAGAGGTTTGGAATTGTTACGCAATCGCCTCAGATGCTGATCTCATCGCGGAGCATGAAATTTGGGCGTGTGTGGATCCTAGTGCCAAAAACGAAGCATTTAATATCCACAATGGAGATGTGTTTAAATGGAAGCATTTGTGGAAGGTTTTGGGAGAACAGTTTGGACTAGAGGAGTATGGGTTTGTGGAGACAGAGGAGAGGATAAGCTTGGCAGAGACgatgaaagaaaaaggagcAGTTTGGGAGGAGATAGTAAGGGAGAATCAGCTTCTGCCCACCAAACTGGAGGAAGTGGGGGCGTGGTGGTTTGTCGATTTGGTATTTGGCGGGGAAGTTTCTATACCTAGCATGAATAAGAGCAAAGAGCATGGGTTCCTGGGGTTTAGGAATTCCAAGAAGTCGTTCATTTCTTGGATAGAGAAGATGAAGGCTAGCAAGGTTGTGCCTTGA
- the LOC133681539 gene encoding 3-oxo-Delta(4,5)-steroid 5-beta-reductase-like: MSWWWAGDVSAAWKKPAVQGGQGSVALIVGVTGIVGNSLAEILPRSDTPGGPWKVYGVARRPRPNWHENCPVEYIQCDISDSAQAKSKLSHLTDVTHIFYVTWASRSNEAENCKINGLMFRNLLQAVVPIATNLRHVCLQTGTKNYIGPFESFYNFESHDPPYSEDLPRLKVDNFYYTLEDVMFEEVARKEGVTWSVHRPDIIFGFSPYSLMNIIVTLSVYAAICKHEGAPLMFPGTNEAWNCYAIASDADLVAEQEIWACVEPNAQNQAFNIHNADYFKWKHLWKVLAEQFGIEKYGFEEGGKRATLAERMKDKGPVWEEIVKKNQLSPTKLEEVGGWWFVDTMLSGDAFISCMNKSKEHGFLGFRNSTKSFVHWIGKMRSQKIIPN, translated from the exons ATGAGCTGGTGGTGGGCTGGTGATGTTAGTGCTGCCTGG AAGAAACCGGCAGTTCAAGGGGGCCAAGGAAGCGTAGCCTTGATAGTAGGAGTAACGGGAATTGTCGGCAACAGCTTGGCAGAAATCCTCCCACGATCCGACACACCAGGCGGTCCATGGAAAGTTTATGGAGTGGCCCGTCGTCCTCGTCCAAACTGGCATGAGAACTGCCCAGTTGAGTACATCCAGTGTGACATCTCCGACTCGGCGCAAGCAAAATCAAAGCTTTCTCATCTCACTGATGTTACTCACATTTTTTATGTCACCTGGGCCAGCCGATCCAACGAAGCAGAGAACTGCAAGATCAACGGCCTCATGTTCCGAAACCTTCTTCAGGCTGTTGTCCCCATCGCCACTAATCTCCGCCACGTCTGCCTCCAAACCGGAACCAAGAACTACATTGGCCCTTTCgagtcattttataattttgaatccCATGATCCTCCTTACTCGGAGGATCTGCCGAGATTAAAGGTTGACAATTTTTACTACACTTTGGAAGATGTTATGTTCGAGGAAGTGGCAAGGAAAGAGGGAGTGACTTGGTCTGTTCACCGTCCTGATATCATATTTGGCTTCTCGCCCTATAGCTTGATGAATATAATTGTAACTCTTTCTGTTTATGCTGCTATATGCAAGCACGAGGGAGCTCCGTTGATGTTTCCAGGTACTAACGAGGCGTGGAACTGTTACGCGATCGCATCAGATGCCGATCTGGTGGCAGAGCAGGAAATCTGGGCATGTGTGGAGCCTAATGCTCAAAACCAAGCGTTCAATATCCACAACGCAGATTACTTCAAGTGGAAGCATCTATGGAAAGTCCTGGCCGAGCAGTTCGGGATAGAAAAGTACGGGTTCGAAGAGGGGGGGAAAAGAGCGACCTTGGCTGAGAGGATGAAAGATAAAGGGCCTGTGTGGGAGGAGATCGTGAAGAAGAACCAGTTGTCTCCTACGAAGTTAGAGGAGGTTGGGGGCTGGTGGTTTGTGGACACCATGCTTAGTGGTGATGCTTTTATATCTTGCATGAATAAGAGCAAGGAACATGGATTCTTGGGGTTTAGGAATTCCACCAAATCATTTGTGCACTGGATTGGTAAGATGAGATCCCAGAAGATAATCCCTAATTGA